The Terriglobia bacterium genome includes a region encoding these proteins:
- a CDS encoding muconolactone Delta-isomerase family protein, whose product MDFLVHMEVTARIESGNELLAKEAERARQLAEAGVLRRLWRVPGRRANWGIWVASSIDELHEALASLPLFPYLSITVHPLASHPNDPHQITRQV is encoded by the coding sequence ATTTTCTTGTTCACATGGAAGTGACCGCTCGGATAGAAAGCGGCAATGAACTCCTCGCGAAAGAAGCGGAGCGCGCACGCCAGTTGGCTGAGGCCGGAGTTCTGCGGCGCCTATGGCGTGTGCCGGGCCGGCGTGCTAACTGGGGCATATGGGTCGCATCGTCCATCGATGAACTGCACGAAGCGCTCGCCTCGCTGCCGCTCTTTCCGTACCTAAGCATTACTGTTCATCCGCTGGCCTCGCATCCGAACGATCCTCACCAGATTACTCGG